The stretch of DNA GACTCGCATGCGTGGCATGCGAGCGGGGATCAATGCGATCTCGTGGACACGAGAGGAAAAGCCCCGGCGCGTTTACGCAGCAAGACATGAATCTGATGGGGAGTCGTAAAGCGGCCGGCCCGACCCGCTCGTGGAGCATTAGTGCTTCACAGTCGATAGCAGCAACCTGTAATATCCCCACTTACTGCGCCTCGTCAATGAGCTGCTTGCCTTCGGATCAATACACATTTCCACTGTACCATTAGCGCGGACCGGCGCTGCTACGACAGGAGAACATGCGGGGGGGGAAGCTCACTTCTCGTCGGCCTGCTCCTTCTCCTTCAGCAGGATCTTCATCTGCTCCTCGATGTGCCGCAGGTCCTGCAGCACCTCCGGGTCTCGGCTGGCCTCTCCGTCCACGGGGTCCTCGCACGCTGACCCCGAACTCTTTCGGTccgcctccttctcctcctgacCTTTCACCCCCAGCATCAGAAGTCTCCGCTGTTTCTCTTGGGAGAGCtcctgaaaacaaacagcaacatctCTATAGTTTACACTGGGCTTCTGGTTGTTGCGTTGGTTTTTACCGGTGCTGTTAATCGATTAAGGAATGTAAATCAGATTAATCGCACTCTGGCGCCGTGGTTAATCGCGATCAATCACTGTCCAACTTTGTAAGCTTGATATGTCAAAGTCAAAGTCATGGTTCTTGCAGGGATGCTTCATTCTAACAGGTTCTAAAACACTCCGATGATTCAGGACATCATGTATGGGGTTAAAAGTTCATTTGAACACGATGAGAGCATCTGGAAAGCCTTGGCAGGAGGAAGTAACTGACTGTGTGTATGGTTAGCTCTCAAGCGCTCAGACATATTAAGAATGAGGTAAAGAATTTACTGCGTTGCGGTGAAAATCTTGGAAAACAACTAGATACCTCTATGGACTTCTGAAGCGTATCTGTTAAGCAACTCAGCTCTTCTTTTTCCCGGTCAACACTTTTCAGGGACTGAGTTGTGTCATCGAGGTCTCTGCAACGGCAAGAAGCACTTTCACGCAACGCGCTCAGACAAATGCTCTGGAAAATCCTGAAGCGAAATGAGCCGTTAGCTAGTTACAGTTTGATCTGCTCCTGCTCCGCCTTCAGCTCCAGAACCACCTCCTCAAACttcctcttctcctcttccAGGACCTGGTTGAGACGCTCCAGCTCCTGCAGAGATGTATAATTAGAGCTGCGGCGTGTAACgtttataaaaataagaaatttgacCTATTTGTTGAAACCGTCACTATGCTGTGACAGTacgttatgagacagataactGTGCGAGAAAAACAACTGAGCTCCTCTGCCGTCTCCTGGTGCTCTCAGCGCTAACTAGaggcaaccaatcagagccaggaagcggatcttagcgctgtcaatcacgaGCGTGTGCACGCTGCTCTCCCACATACATTTCTGTCCTTCCTCCCCTCCTTGATCTCTGCTTCAGTACAGCTTCTCCCATCAGCAATGCCTGTCGTGAATGCTAATGCTTAGCTAGCAATGTTAGCTAGCTGTGGCTAGTAAGGCTAACAGTCAGCAGATAAGTGGCTTTCCTGTAGTGGTGAGTTGTTTCTTCGCCATTAACACATTTCACAGCACATTCACgggggtgattgacagcgctaggACCTCCCCCCGCCTCTGATTGGTCATTTGGACCGAGAGCGGCGCATTCCTTCTGACGGCATTAGCAGCCcagggagaaggaggaggagctcagattcacagattatctgtcccATATTACGCTGACACAACATATAGACAGTTTTAActgtcttcatgtttttttatgggtttttttttttttttttacatatcaaatatttaaaatcaaagttacatactgcagcgtTAAGTGTCCCCCGACATGAGTAACAAGGACCTCACCTCCTTCTGTGCTCTTTGGTGACTTAACTCCTCTGTCTCCTCCATAAGTTTatctttaagaaaacaaacacatttaaaaaaaaaaaaaatccttttctcTACTTACTCACTTGAGCTTTCCCATATTTACCCAGGTATTCTTGTTTCTCCTTGGCCAGCTGCAGCCCCTGGGCCTCCAGGCTCTCGATCATGGCCTCCCCGAGTTGCGAGTTCTTCCACGTGCTGTCCGTCAGCGTGAAGAAATTgcaaagaggaggaaaagattCAAAACCCCCGACGTAATTTTATCGACTACTTCGATTCCTGCAGAGGGCCTTTAGATACTCACACTTTCCCTGATTCCTGGAGCATCTCTATCCACTGGACCTGCTCCTCCTCAGACTCAGCAGCCAGGACGACGGTACCCTGGGGGTGGACGTAATGCACGCAGCATCAGCTTTGTGTCGCTAATGGCTTCGAGATTATAAACATTGgatttctgtctttgtctttggtGGGGTAGTAAAATACGGACGTCCGGGAACGGAGAGATTGTTTAAAACTATTATTCTGAAATCAGGTGGAGATTTAAATATTTGCGTCAActcttaaaagttaaaatagcGAGGTGAGAGTAGGCCAATGAACAATAAACCCATTAAATGCATGatgagttaaaacaagctcaataatttccgtTTGAATAATTTAtcgtctttctctttttttctttctaccatAAACTGGATGTCAAAAGTCTTCAGTCGGGTGTATTTGGTCGTAGCTAGCTGCTTTTtcgaaggacaattttgtttagagaaactttataattcattttatttgttaggGAAGAAAATGGTGTTTTACCAGAACAATGAATGATGTCAAAAATGAGGTCAAATCAcccaatatgttaaaaaataggCCAAATGACCaatagtatgatgtcgaaaatgaggcaaaatgagaaataatataaTATGAAGTCAAAAATTAGGTAAAGTTTGTATAGTAAAACACTGAAACTAGGTCAAAGTATAGGATGAGACCAAAGGACACATAGCACATTATGTCGCAAATCAGGTAAACTGACACATATTATCATATTTCATATTATGAAGTCAAAAATGTGGCCAAATGATAAATAGTATGATGAGATAAATGAGGTAAAAGGACCACACTAAGTTTAGTATGACGTGAAAAATGCGGCCGAATCAGATATAGTATATACTGTACGTCGCCAATGATGTAGCAATGATTTTGTCCAAAATGAGGTAAAATCACAGATAATATACCATGATGACAAAAATGGGTTGAAATGAGACACAGTATATACAGTAGTATGACATCGCAAATGATGTCCTGGTGTAGAATGTCGTCAAAAATGAGGTAAAAATGACACGTAAATGAATCTAACTGTAAACCTTTTCTCCAGAGGACATTCGGCCCGTCAATATTTGCAGATGCACGTTTCCTTAAAGCCGCTGATTTTGGAAGACGCACCTGGTCAGCCCATGTTgatgaaaaactgaatttactCCACGGTCAAGTTCATGATTTCACTAATCATCCTAATCAATTTTCTAGACTTTTACGGCGACAGCTTTGGGCTGGACGGTTTGAAAACGTGGAAGCAACTGGTTCATCTAGCAGGAtaacaaccaaaaacacagattaaaaGTTGCTTGGCAATGTTGCCGAGGCAGGCTCTGGGTTGGCTCCGACCTCAGCCCTGGTGAGAATTGCATGTATTTATGCTATTATTATGTAGGTACCAGGAAatcaaactgtttaaataaaccCAATCAATTGTAATAGGAACTGGCCAAACGGTGCTGAGGCAACTCACAGGAGCATTTATCTATTACAGAGAAAACTCAAACCTACTGTAAAATCTTCAAGGTTGACCACAATGGCGAAGGGCATCCCCATGTCCTCGTTGGTCGACACCACGCATCCTCCCAGAGGAATGACTCCCTGGCACAGAAAACAGACCGAGCGTTTTCAGGAGGACAAACTCAGAGACTTGGCGGTGGCCGTCGCCGGGCGTTTCGCTCACCTTGGGATGGATGTTGAAGTACCTGTTGCTCTCGAAGCTCCTCTTCTCGCTCTCTGCGTAGTAGAGCAAGAAGCTGTCTTTGATGATGAAGAATCTTTTGTACCGAGGAGACAATGAAAGCAGCAG from Xiphophorus hellerii strain 12219 chromosome 19, Xiphophorus_hellerii-4.1, whole genome shotgun sequence encodes:
- the plekhd1 gene encoding pleckstrin homology domain-containing family D member 1, translated to MFSSSSRHSLLSPWTSMEQSDSEALDISTKVQLHGVLWKRPFGRPSAKWSRRFFIIKDSFLLYYAESEKRSFESNRYFNIHPKGVIPLGGCVVSTNEDMGMPFAIVVNLEDFTGTVVLAAESEEEQVQWIEMLQESGKVTWKNSQLGEAMIESLEAQGLQLAKEKQEYLDKLMEETEELSHQRAQKEELERLNQVLEEEKRKFEEVVLELKAEQEQIKLDLDDTTQSLKSVDREKEELSCLTDTLQKSIEELSQEKQRRLLMLGVKGQEEKEADRKSSGSACEDPVDGEASRDPEVLQDLRHIEEQMKILLKEKEQADEKLNDNEQRSKLLQQEKEYFSTQAQTLQQSLSQLTVDKQQTEAELKAEIQSRMELEQRLKQAEEALQDLEKGLNSVERTKERDEKMKGDVTQLRKFFEECICAAEIEAKLPAIMKNAVYLHKAAARRIKSCRVQRRASRRHWLKHSKSFALAGSDDGMEELRATARRLTSDSSFRESVYKIVVRKEAANTTID